The following are encoded in a window of Ruminiclostridium herbifermentans genomic DNA:
- a CDS encoding ATP-binding protein, with the protein MKFWKDFLKLLRSLQWKLVYIFISMCIILVCVVYIGINSGLQTIYFKNFTENIDSGYENWKEYRGITDLNKDRLTNDVLLDYFSVNSDERFFGVNPKYLNITIIDTSRRNIAFPDAIIYSSDEKTYPNYPEEYGNQLLVKSINLSTIWADGHLSFSEELGQNKELIKANSENQYFEYILFPKGSQGNIVFYFTYQKEAWEGILAKFNTLIFYCALVAVFLSLVLGYLLSKTITSPIINVMHKAEKVAEGDFDQQLTVKSEDEIGNLTRTFNYMAQELKNTLSEISSEKNKVTTILNYMADGVLAFNLKGVAIHVNPAARKLLGEDIEEKSFGEFAENVGLDIKLENIIYFDESPVRESDTIINDMYVKVYFAVFTDTNKKPEGVIVVLHDVTEQQKLDSMRREFVANVSHELRTPITSIKSYTETLLDGAVEDPETTEHFLSVINTEADRMTRLVKDLLQLSRLDNQQMNWKIEKVSINEMVKDIVNRMKLQAQQKNQKFESYVIGDIPSINADKDRLEQVVVNIISNALKYTPDEGIITVYVGKLINDIYIKVADTGIGIPKESLDLVFDRFYRVDKARSRDLGGTGLGLSIAKEIVEAQGGTINITSEVGKGTEVTVRLPINL; encoded by the coding sequence ATGAAGTTTTGGAAAGACTTTTTAAAGTTGCTGCGGAGTTTGCAGTGGAAGCTTGTATATATTTTTATTTCAATGTGTATAATTTTAGTTTGTGTAGTATATATAGGGATTAATTCCGGTCTTCAAACTATATACTTTAAGAATTTTACTGAAAATATAGATAGCGGATATGAAAACTGGAAGGAATACAGGGGTATTACTGATTTAAATAAAGATCGACTGACAAATGATGTTTTATTAGACTATTTTAGTGTAAATAGTGATGAAAGATTTTTTGGAGTAAATCCTAAGTATCTCAATATTACTATAATTGATACATCTAGGAGAAATATTGCATTTCCTGATGCAATTATTTATTCTTCTGATGAAAAGACATACCCAAATTATCCAGAGGAATACGGAAATCAACTTCTAGTAAAATCTATTAACCTTTCAACGATATGGGCAGATGGTCATTTAAGCTTTTCTGAGGAATTAGGACAGAATAAAGAACTTATTAAAGCAAATTCTGAAAATCAATATTTTGAATACATTTTGTTTCCCAAAGGCTCACAGGGGAATATAGTGTTTTATTTTACTTATCAAAAAGAAGCTTGGGAAGGGATTTTAGCAAAATTTAATACCCTTATTTTTTATTGTGCACTTGTTGCTGTATTTTTGTCATTGGTCCTGGGGTATTTATTGTCAAAAACTATTACTTCTCCAATTATAAACGTAATGCACAAAGCTGAAAAGGTTGCAGAGGGTGATTTTGATCAGCAATTGACGGTCAAATCAGAGGATGAAATAGGAAATTTGACAAGAACCTTCAACTATATGGCTCAGGAGTTAAAAAACACACTTTCAGAGATATCGAGCGAGAAAAACAAGGTTACAACAATATTGAATTATATGGCGGATGGTGTGTTGGCATTTAATCTTAAGGGAGTTGCAATTCACGTAAATCCTGCTGCTAGAAAATTGTTGGGTGAGGATATTGAAGAAAAGTCCTTTGGGGAGTTTGCAGAGAATGTAGGTTTAGATATAAAGCTTGAAAATATAATCTATTTTGATGAATCACCAGTAAGAGAGTCAGACACCATTATTAACGATATGTATGTTAAAGTATATTTTGCAGTATTTACTGACACCAATAAAAAGCCTGAAGGAGTTATTGTTGTACTGCACGATGTAACTGAACAGCAAAAGCTAGACAGTATGAGGCGAGAATTTGTTGCAAATGTTTCTCATGAATTACGAACACCTATAACATCTATAAAAAGTTATACAGAAACCTTGTTAGACGGTGCAGTAGAGGATCCGGAAACAACAGAACATTTTTTAAGTGTAATAAATACTGAAGCTGATAGAATGACTAGATTAGTAAAAGATTTGCTTCAATTGTCAAGATTGGACAATCAGCAAATGAACTGGAAAATAGAAAAGGTTTCTATTAATGAAATGGTTAAAGACATTGTAAATAGAATGAAGCTTCAAGCACAACAAAAAAATCAAAAATTTGAAAGCTATGTTATTGGTGACATACCAAGCATTAATGCTGATAAGGACAGATTAGAGCAAGTAGTTGTTAATATTATTAGCAATGCACTTAAATACACGCCTGACGAGGGTATAATTACGGTATATGTGGGAAAACTAATAAACGATATTTATATAAAGGTAGCTGATACAGGAATTGGTATTCCTAAGGAATCTTTGGATTTGGTATTTGATAGATTTTATAGAGTAGACAAAGCTAGGTCAAGAGATTTGGGAGGAACAGGGCTAGGCCTTTCTATTGCCAAGGAAATTGTAGAGGCTCAAGGGGGAACTATAAATATTACAAGTGAGGTTGGCAAAGGTACAGAAGTGACTGTAAGGTTGCCTATTAACTTGTAA
- the rlmH gene encoding 23S rRNA (pseudouridine(1915)-N(3))-methyltransferase RlmH codes for MKISIAAVGKLKEKYLKDGISEYIKRLSRFAEIEQIEVEDEHAPESLSAAQESQVKQKEAERLIKKIKDGSYIILLDLAGEQLDSQKFSAKLENIMLSGNSHITFIIGGSLGLDQSLINLANYRICLSKMTFPHQLARLILLEQVYRAFKIMKNETYHK; via the coding sequence TTGAAAATAAGTATTGCTGCAGTTGGAAAATTGAAAGAGAAATATTTAAAAGACGGTATATCAGAATATATTAAGAGGCTTTCTCGCTTTGCTGAAATTGAACAAATTGAGGTTGAAGATGAGCATGCGCCAGAATCCTTAAGTGCTGCACAGGAGTCTCAGGTAAAGCAAAAAGAGGCAGAACGTCTAATAAAGAAAATTAAAGATGGTTCATATATTATTTTGCTGGACTTAGCTGGAGAACAGCTTGATTCTCAAAAATTCTCAGCCAAGCTAGAGAATATAATGCTTTCAGGCAATTCACATATTACATTTATAATTGGCGGTTCATTGGGTTTAGACCAAAGCCTGATTAATCTAGCTAACTATAGAATATGCCTTTCAAAAATGACATTTCCCCATCAATTAGCAAGACTAATTTTATTAGAGCAAGTATATAGGGCTTTTAAGATAATGAAAAATGAGACCTATCACAAGTAG
- a CDS encoding UDP-N-acetylglucosamine 1-carboxyvinyltransferase gives MEKFVINGPCSLNGEVNISGAKNAAVAVLPAALIVNGISRVENVPDIKDVRVLLDILSKLGAKITKEDDNTVICDTREVNCWKAPYELVKSMRASYYLLGALIARFGKAEVSLPGGCDFGFRPIDQHIKGFEAMGATVEIEHGIVKIDASELKGAQIYLDVVSVGATINLMLAAVKAKGQTIIENSAKEPHVVDVANFLNAMGANIRGAGTDVIKIKGVDHLKGGGTHSIIPDMIEAGTFMIAAAATKGDVVVKNIIPKHMESLTAKLIEMGVTVIEDEDFIRVISGKKVKNVNIMTLPYPGFPTDLQPQVTVLLNMAEGVSTITEGVWDSRFQYADELKRMGAKIKVEGRIAVIDGANVLSGAPVKATDLRAGAAMVMAGLVAKGRTEVTNIKYIDRGYENFVQKLNALGADITRVSTDD, from the coding sequence TTGGAGAAGTTTGTTATTAATGGTCCATGTTCCTTGAACGGAGAAGTTAACATAAGTGGAGCAAAAAATGCTGCAGTTGCTGTTTTGCCAGCAGCTCTTATTGTAAACGGAATCAGCAGAGTTGAAAATGTTCCAGATATTAAGGATGTCAGAGTATTATTAGATATACTGAGTAAATTAGGTGCCAAAATAACAAAGGAAGATGATAACACCGTTATTTGTGACACTCGTGAGGTTAATTGCTGGAAAGCTCCTTATGAACTTGTAAAAAGCATGAGAGCTTCATATTATTTATTAGGAGCTCTGATTGCAAGATTTGGGAAAGCAGAAGTTTCATTGCCGGGTGGATGTGATTTTGGGTTTAGACCAATTGATCAACACATTAAAGGGTTTGAGGCAATGGGTGCAACTGTTGAGATAGAACACGGTATAGTTAAAATTGATGCTTCAGAACTTAAAGGTGCTCAAATATATTTAGATGTCGTAAGTGTAGGTGCGACAATCAATTTGATGCTTGCAGCTGTTAAGGCTAAAGGGCAAACTATTATTGAGAATTCAGCAAAAGAGCCTCATGTTGTTGATGTGGCAAACTTTTTGAATGCAATGGGTGCCAATATTAGAGGAGCAGGAACTGATGTAATTAAAATCAAAGGTGTTGACCACTTAAAAGGTGGTGGTACACATTCAATTATTCCTGATATGATTGAAGCAGGGACATTTATGATTGCCGCTGCTGCAACTAAGGGGGATGTTGTTGTTAAAAATATTATTCCCAAACATATGGAATCGCTAACTGCAAAGCTAATAGAAATGGGTGTTACTGTAATTGAGGACGAAGATTTTATTAGAGTTATAAGTGGGAAAAAAGTTAAAAATGTTAATATAATGACGCTGCCATATCCGGGATTTCCGACAGATCTTCAGCCGCAGGTAACGGTATTGCTTAATATGGCTGAGGGTGTAAGCACCATTACAGAAGGTGTTTGGGATTCTAGATTCCAGTATGCAGATGAATTGAAGCGAATGGGTGCAAAGATAAAGGTTGAAGGAAGAATTGCTGTTATTGATGGAGCAAATGTTTTATCAGGTGCACCAGTAAAAGCTACAGACCTTAGGGCAGGCGCAGCAATGGTTATGGCTGGTCTAGTTGCAAAAGGCCGTACAGAGGTTACTAATATTAAGTATATAGATAGAGGCTATGAGAATTTTGTTCAAAAGTTAAATGCTCTTGGAGCGGATATTACTAGGGTTTCAACTGATGATTAA
- a CDS encoding response regulator: MNKKILIVDDEKNIADILKFNLRKEGYETIEAYDGEEAINLALSQNPDLILLDIMLPKMDGFTVCRKLRQTLSTPILMLTAKEEEVDKVLGLELGADDYITKPFSPRELMARVKANLRRTTPGEQLNDDKTHVYKYGDLTVDIDRYEVRRGDKVVELTLREFELVKFLASQKGTIFSRETLLEKVWGYEYYGDVRTVDVTVRRVREKLEVDPANPQYIITKRGVGYYFNF; encoded by the coding sequence TTGAATAAAAAAATATTAATTGTAGATGATGAAAAAAATATTGCCGACATTTTAAAGTTTAATTTAAGAAAAGAGGGCTATGAGACTATTGAAGCCTATGATGGTGAAGAGGCAATTAATTTAGCGTTATCACAAAACCCAGATTTAATTTTACTAGATATAATGTTACCAAAAATGGATGGCTTTACGGTATGCAGAAAACTAAGACAAACATTGTCAACACCAATTTTAATGCTTACAGCTAAGGAGGAAGAGGTTGACAAGGTGTTAGGGCTTGAGTTAGGTGCAGACGATTATATAACAAAGCCTTTTAGTCCAAGAGAACTTATGGCTCGCGTTAAGGCTAATTTAAGAAGAACTACGCCTGGAGAACAGCTAAATGATGATAAAACCCATGTTTACAAATATGGTGATTTGACCGTGGATATTGATAGATATGAGGTAAGACGGGGAGACAAGGTTGTAGAACTTACACTTCGTGAATTCGAACTTGTTAAATTTTTAGCTTCTCAGAAGGGGACAATTTTCTCGCGAGAGACGCTTCTTGAAAAGGTATGGGGTTATGAATATTACGGAGATGTTAGAACTGTAGATGTTACAGTTAGAAGAGTTAGAGAGAAGCTTGAGGTAGACCCTGCAAATCCTCAATATATCATTACAAAGCGTGGAGTAGGATATTATTTTAATTTCTAA
- a CDS encoding MBL fold metallo-hydrolase, with the protein MVKFCSLFSGSSGNALFIGTETTKILIDAGLSGKRILEALCSIGENPSELSAILISHEHIDHVRGAGILSRKQDIPIYANESTWCAMECGLGPVKLENKVTFSTGKEFEIGDICVKPFSIPHDAAEPVGYSFFVQGKRITTATDIGHMNNEILSHIEGNDLLLIESNHDIEMLKMGPYPWHLKKRIMGDRGHLSNESCAEVIAYLAEKGGRRFILGHLSNENNFPELAYQTTINALNERKIAVGCDVTVEVALRDRVGRMNIL; encoded by the coding sequence ATGGTCAAATTTTGCAGTTTGTTTAGTGGAAGTAGTGGAAATGCTTTGTTTATTGGTACAGAAACTACAAAGATTCTTATAGATGCAGGACTAAGTGGAAAGAGAATACTAGAAGCGCTTTGCTCCATTGGTGAAAATCCATCGGAGTTAAGCGCTATATTAATTTCCCATGAGCACATAGACCATGTGAGGGGCGCTGGAATATTATCAAGGAAACAAGATATTCCAATATATGCAAATGAGTCTACATGGTGTGCTATGGAGTGCGGGCTTGGACCAGTAAAGCTGGAAAATAAAGTTACCTTCTCTACAGGAAAGGAATTTGAAATCGGAGATATTTGCGTAAAGCCATTTTCTATTCCACATGATGCTGCTGAACCAGTAGGATATAGTTTTTTTGTACAAGGTAAGAGAATAACTACTGCTACAGATATTGGGCATATGAATAATGAGATACTCTCCCATATTGAGGGAAATGATTTACTTTTGATTGAATCAAACCATGATATAGAAATGCTTAAAATGGGACCTTATCCATGGCATTTAAAAAAGAGGATAATGGGTGATAGAGGGCACTTATCAAATGAAAGCTGTGCAGAAGTAATTGCATATTTGGCAGAGAAGGGCGGCAGACGCTTTATTTTAGGCCATTTAAGCAATGAGAATAACTTCCCGGAGTTAGCATATCAAACAACAATAAACGCCCTTAATGAGAGAAAAATCGCTGTAGGCTGTGATGTAACTGTTGAGGTAGCCTTACGTGATAGGGTGGGACGTATGAATATATTATAG
- the yycI gene encoding two-component system regulatory protein YycI, whose protein sequence is MDWKRAKSILITVFILLNIVLAITLYNELKIDDISQQTIINTQKILMQNNIHIECPIPKYTGNDYTLKYEEKALDEKQKAAILQILLGNNYIKEGINLYKKDSKNLEFYEGSGFLFSDTGSGPVVNGDDLKGNVDKYLKDLFEKIGLPFNEFKHDGYYADIKNEENVKITYKGQYKEYPVFDNYIDVEVSNLRIKSIKYHYRKPTSITIKKDVFVIPSFEILITEMTKYPGIDIIQVDMGFKGYTKNDKKTKTSYEGLAWRIKTTNGDEYYFNARNGTLIG, encoded by the coding sequence ATGGACTGGAAGAGAGCAAAATCAATACTAATAACAGTTTTTATATTATTGAATATAGTTCTAGCTATTACCCTCTATAATGAACTTAAAATAGATGATATTTCTCAGCAGACAATCATTAACACTCAGAAAATATTAATGCAGAACAATATACATATTGAATGTCCTATACCCAAATATACGGGAAATGATTATACTCTAAAGTATGAAGAAAAAGCTCTTGACGAAAAACAGAAAGCAGCGATATTACAAATATTACTTGGCAATAATTATATTAAAGAAGGTATTAATTTATATAAAAAAGATTCAAAGAACTTGGAGTTTTATGAGGGTTCGGGATTTTTATTTTCAGATACTGGAAGTGGCCCAGTAGTTAATGGAGATGATCTTAAAGGTAATGTAGATAAGTACTTAAAGGATTTATTTGAAAAGATAGGCTTACCTTTTAACGAATTTAAGCATGACGGCTATTATGCTGATATTAAGAATGAAGAAAATGTAAAAATAACGTATAAGGGGCAATACAAGGAATATCCTGTATTTGATAACTATATTGATGTTGAGGTTAGTAATTTAAGAATTAAAAGTATCAAGTATCACTATAGAAAGCCTACAAGTATAACAATAAAAAAGGATGTATTCGTTATTCCATCATTTGAGATTTTAATCACCGAAATGACAAAGTATCCAGGAATAGATATAATTCAGGTGGATATGGGGTTTAAGGGATATACTAAAAATGATAAAAAAACCAAAACCTCATATGAAGGGTTAGCATGGAGAATAAAAACCACTAATGGTGATGAGTACTATTTTAATGCTAGAAATGGAACTTTGATTGGGTAA